A genomic region of Arachis hypogaea cultivar Tifrunner chromosome 5, arahy.Tifrunner.gnm2.J5K5, whole genome shotgun sequence contains the following coding sequences:
- the LOC112800347 gene encoding chaperone protein dnaJ 11, chloroplastic-like yields MISSASFPSSLPAANFIGGSVAPPPSRVRSRPIVSFATATATAEARSTWTDQKRPSFLNPDAIVPSCSSLYEVLGIPAGASSQEIKAAYRRLARVCHPDVAAIDRKSSSADEFMRIHDAYCTLSDPDKRATYDRSLFGMRQRPLSTASVFSGYTSRNWETDQCW; encoded by the coding sequence ATGATTTCATCTGCGTCCTTTCCTTCGTCTCTCCCCGCCGCTAACTTCATCGGAGGATCCGTCGCTCCGCCTCCTTCACGCGTCAGATCCCGCCCGATTGTCTCCTTCGCCACCGCTACAGCCACCGCAGAAGCACGCTCTACCTGGACGGACCAAAAGAGGCCTTCGTTTCTGAACCCAGACGCCATCGTCCCTTCCTGCAGTTCTCTCTATGAGGTTCTTGGTATTCCCGCCGGTGCCTCCAGCCAGGAGATCAAGGCGGCGTACCGGCGACTCGCCAGAGTCTGCCACCCGGACGTGGCGGCGATCGATCGGAAAAGCTCCTCGGCGGACGAGTTTATGAGGATTCACGATGCTTACTGTACTCTGTCGGATCCTGACAAGCGCGCCACTTACGATCGGAGCCTATTCGGGATGCGGCAACGGCCGTTGTCGACGGCGTCCGTATTTTCTGGCTACACCAGCCGGAACTGGGAAACGGACCAGTGCTGGTAG